A single genomic interval of Helicoverpa armigera isolate CAAS_96S chromosome 22, ASM3070526v1, whole genome shotgun sequence harbors:
- the LOC110373664 gene encoding protein Red produces the protein MDDNSVEQTPASQRLTNEDFRKLLMTPRATPGGSGGSHPTGSVREAMANAGSMQPPAENKGELRRKKKSYYAALKKQEDNKLAELAEKYRDRARERRDGVNELGPMDPTSNTSSAYRAVAPDLKSGMDAKERRRQLIQESKYLGGDMEHTHLVKGLDYALLQKVRSEIQTREQEQEAEMERLVTAPVEPVKEKKEVPVEEEMQFETTMAKNIYNMIQEQKNKKIIRNEMFGPGRMAYVVELDEEAGADSDIPTTLTRSKHDVPDAAAPAASAAGDLVLDKLAQIFSYLRHGRHRKLKKTKDKASEKGRADDSIYGEIGEYTAGERHERREDRPRAGGYFDKPADADKDDEYLPATEPVGRIREEKSVRSAALLSRLAAEPEGYAECYPGLREMDDAIDDSDDSVDYTKMDAGNKKGPIGRWDFDTQEEYSAYMSSKEALPKAAFQYGVKTQDGRKTRKTKDKSEKAELDREWQQIQNIIQKRKAPQPTEEPSYKSAKY, from the exons ATGGATGACAACAGCGTGGAGCAGACCCCAGCGTCTCAAAGGCTTACAAATGAAGACTTTAGGAAGCTGCTGATGACTCCTAGGGCTACGCCCGGGGGCTCCGGGGGCTCCCACCCCACGGGCTCGGTGCGAGAAGCCATGGCCAATGCTGG GTCTATGCAGCCTCCCGCTGAGAACAAAGGTGAGCTTCGACGAAAGAAGAAGTCTTACTATGCTGCACTGAAAAAGCAGGAAGATAACAAGCTAGCTGAATTAGCTGAGAAGTACAGAGACCGGGCGCGGGAGAGGAGGGACGGCGTCAATGAGTTGGGGCCTATGGATCCAACCAGCAACACTAGCAGTGCTTACAG AGCTGTAGCACCGGATTTGAAATCGGGAATGGATGCCAAAGAGCGAAGAAGACAACTTATTCAG GAATCCAAGTATCTTGGAGGTGACATGGAACATACCCATTTGGTGAAAGGTCTTGATTATGCTTTGCTGCAAAAG GTGAGATCTGAAATACAAACTAGGGAACAGGAGCAGGAAGCTGAAATGGAACGTCTTGTCACGGCTCCCGTGGAACCCGTTAAAGAGAAGAAAGAAGTGCCTGTG GAAGAAGAGATGCAGTTTGAAACGACAATGGCGAAAAATATCTACAACATGATACAAGAACAGAA GAACAAAAAAATCATCCGCAACGAGATGTTCGGTCCCGGCCGCATGGCGTACGTAGTAGAACTAGACGAGGAAGCTGGCGCCGACAGCGACATACCCACAACCCTCACCAGGAGCAAGCACGACGTGCCTGATGCCGCAGCCCCGGCCGCCAGTGCTGCCGGCGACCTGGTGCTGGACAAACTGGCGCAGATCTTCTCTTACCTGCGACACGGCAGACATAGGAAGCTCAAGAAGACCAAG GATAAGGCATCAGAGAAGGGTCGAGCCGACGACTCGATCTACGGCGAGATAGGCGAGTACACCGCGGGCGAGCGGCACGAGCGACGCGAGGACAGGCCCAGGGCGGGCGGGTACTTTGATAAACCCGCTGATGCTGATAAGGATGACG AATACCTACCAGCAACAGAACCAGTGGGCCGCATCCGAGAAGAGAAGTCAGTCCGGTCAGCCGCCCTGCTGTCCCGCCTGGCGGCCGAGCCCGAGGGCTACGCCGAGTGCTACCCCGGCCTGCGAGAGATGGACGACGCGATCGACGACTCGGATGATTCCGTCGATTATACCAAGATGGATGCAGGCAATAAGAAGGGACCTATAG GTCGCTGGGACTTCGACACCCAGGAAGAGTACTCAGCCTACATGAGCAGCAAGGAGGCGCTGCCCAAGGCCGCCTTCCAGTACGGCGTCAAGACGCAGGACGGACGCAAGACCAGGAAGACCAAGGACAAGAGCGAGAAGGCTGAACTTGATAGAGAGTGGCAAcag ATCCAAAATATAATTCAGAAACGTAAAGCGCCGCAGCCAACGGAAGAGCCTTCGTATAAATCCGCTAAATACTAG
- the LOC110373667 gene encoding serine/arginine repetitive matrix protein 1 isoform X2, whose product MESTPICRCRVLYLGSAVPQQSKDGLQGIQEPLRELYPDKGATSGGIDSWLSVWSNGILLENIDESGSRVARFFPISSLHYCAAVRRVTVEAAPRFLPLDSPFARAPAPRRPPLFAAVLRRTQGIKVLECHAFICRREAAANALVRCCFHAYADSSYAKRLEAERAPSHLPPDPDEELEAYDGDENHKVWVGDAERDDASDDIPHPARAPRPRQITRPASVPPPPPPPEEPKKKTATAKKTKKKSSASADELYAGPAPMMNGRSLGRAPPAWAAAHPMVLVAHPAATLPHARPATLGHRGRVPAALAAGPFPPGPPGPPGPGRGRLQYATVDPRRSKPPPAAMKAAQSMTGLEAVEDAGGIYRKKGHLNERAFSYSIRQEHRSRSHGSLANLKFAAPPEVESGREELKKEREIMQLVAGLQLGEEERRELPHVMRQRHAPR is encoded by the coding sequence ATGGAGTCGACGCCGATATGTCGGTGCCGCGTGCTCTACCTCGGCTCGGCCGTGCCGCAGCAGAGCAAGGACGGACTGCAAGGCATCCAGGAACCGCTGCGCGAGCTGTACCCGGACAAGGGCGCCACGAGCGGCGGCATCGACTCGTGGCTGTCCGTGTGGTCCAACGGCATCCTGCTGGAGAACATCGACGAGAGCGGCTCCCGCGTGGCGCGCTTCTTCCCCATCTCCAGCCTGCACTACTGCGCCGCAGTGCGCCGCGTGACGGTGGAGGCGGCGCCGCGCTTCCTGCCGCTGGACTCGCCCTTCGCccgcgcgccggcgccgcgccgcccgccgctgTTCGCGGCCGTGCTGCGCCGCACGCAGGGCATCAAGGTGCTGGAGTGCCACGCCTTCATCTGCCGCCGCGAGGCCGCCGCCAACGCGCTCGTGCGCTGCTGCTTCCACGCGTACGCCGACAGCTCCTACGCCAAGCGCCTCGAGGCCGAGCGGGCGCCCTCGCACCTGCCGCCCGATCCTGACGAGGAGCTGGAGGCCTACGACGGCGACGAGAACCACAAGGTGTGGGTCGGAGACGCCGAGCGCGACGATGCTAGCGACGACATCCCGCACCCCGCGCGTGCGCCGCGCCCCCGACAGATCACACGACCTGCCTCCGtgccgccaccgccgccgccgcccgaggAGCCTAAGAAGAAGACCGCCACCGCTAAGAAGACGAAAAAGAAGTCTTCGGCATCAGCTGATGAGTTATACGCGGGGCCAGCGCCTATGATGAACGGGCGGTCGCTGGGCCGAGCGCCGCCGGCCTGGGCCGCCGCACATCCCATGGTACTAGTGGCACATCCCGCCGCTACGCTGCCTCACGCTCGCCCAGCGACACTGGGTCACCGGGGCCGCGTGCCGGCCGCGCTGGCCGCGGGGCCCTTCCCGCCGGGGCCGCCGGGCCCCCCGGGCCCCGGGCGCGGGCGCCTGCAGTACGCGACGGTGGACCCGCGGCGCTCGAAGCCGCCGCCGGCCGCGATGAAGGCGGCGCAGAGCATGACGGGTCTGGAGGCGGTGGAGGACGCGGGCGGCATCTACAGGAAGAAGGGCCATCTGAACGAGCGCGCCTTCTCCTACAGCATCCGACAGGAGCACCGCAGCAGGTCGCACGGCTCTCTCGCCAACCTGAAGTTTGCAGCTCCACCTGAG